Part of the Spinacia oleracea cultivar Varoflay chromosome 5, BTI_SOV_V1, whole genome shotgun sequence genome, AACAAATTCTGCTCATTATGTCGGTTGGGATGGGCCAAACTTCAGGACGGTTTTCCACAATCCCAATCTTTTGGAGACTAAATTTTCTGTCCAAAACTTGTTATTTCAAGCCAAAATAGCGGGCTTTCGGGCCGAACAAATTTTATAATCGTAACTAAAATTCCAATTTGGAGTTTGCCCAAAACCCGCCCTATTTTCTATAGACCGAGTTGGGCCATGCCAAAATACTGGCCTAAAAATCTGCCCATAAACCCATTATTTTAGGGTCAGCCCACTGGGCCGGGCTCAAGAAGACCAGATCTACATTTTATAACCCCTGCAAGTGCATGGTGTACATCACATCAATTAAGAAATAATGGAGGAAAAGACGAACTAAAATGTAGATGAACAATTCATTTGTCCACCATCTAAATTGCGATTAACATAATTTTACAATTATTGATACCTGCCTATCTCCATTATTCAATGAAACAACCTATGATTTGAGTAATCAATCCAATAAACTCAAGAGTTCAATGCCTTGAACAATAAGACCACTCTTCCAACCTATACATTGGACCTCCTTTAATGTCAACTCCAAAATCACACGTTGATCGGTACCCTTTACTAAGGAGCCAACTTTATACATCCCCATCTCGATCTCCATCCATCCATCTTCTCTCTCGTCTGGAAGTTCTTCCCACTTCCTGTGCAAACCCGATGATGTTTTAAGATAAAATTTCTTAACGCTGAGCATACGAAAGTAGTCATTTTTCGACAAGTCTTCTTCGTCAACCTCGGTTAAGGATACTATAAATGGTACATGTTCAAATCTATAAGCATGTTCGTTATCTGTCTTGTATACAAAATACACGCCGTAAGTTGTATCTGGGGAGAGCAATTTGGTGTGTATTCTCCCTTTTATTTCTAAACAACACACATCGTAATCTGTTTGTGGCTCAACAATCTCTAAGAACCTGCAATTAAATTGATAATAATGCATTTCCATTAAGGGACACTTGATTAATTAATCCTAGAGTACATAAATC contains:
- the LOC110790494 gene encoding putative F-box protein PP2-B12 isoform X2 — translated: MLGARALKIAWEGTPQRCNWKYVPESRFLEIVEPQTDYDVCCLEIKGRIHTKLLSPDTTYGVYFVYKTDNEHAYRFEHVPFIVSLTEVDEEDLSKNDYFRMLSVKKFYLKTSSGLHRKWEELPDEREDGWMEIEMGMYKVGSLVKGTDQRVILELTLKEVQCIGWKSGLIVQGIELLSLLD
- the LOC110790494 gene encoding putative F-box protein PP2-B12 isoform X1; amino-acid sequence: MSCTNILDLPEECLSHILSLTSPADIVRSSAVSKLLLSASDSDFAWEKFMPSDTDRFVSQQSSTPFDQQKFASKRYLYFRLCSSPILLDHSYSKNGTKSYMLGARALKIAWEGTPQRCNWKYVPESRFLEIVEPQTDYDVCCLEIKGRIHTKLLSPDTTYGVYFVYKTDNEHAYRFEHVPFIVSLTEVDEEDLSKNDYFRMLSVKKFYLKTSSGLHRKWEELPDEREDGWMEIEMGMYKVGSLVKGTDQRVILELTLKEVQCIGWKSGLIVQGIELLSLLD